One Bombus affinis isolate iyBomAffi1 chromosome 10, iyBomAffi1.2, whole genome shotgun sequence genomic window, ATTTGCCAGTTGAAAGCTTCACGGGCTAACGTTAAGATGTTTTGTACATGTGCTGTTTGGGAAATTGATGAGACGTTAAAGATTTTGAGCTTATCTCTGTCCTTTCTTTTCATTAGACTTTCAGTTACCAATGCAACAACATCGAACTGTTTTACCGTTCAAGAAGGGAGTAGAATTTTAAAGACTTCGTCGTTGATACCACACATGTATTCAATCGGAATCTGGTATTTGGAATCTTAGATAAATCGATTTCAATTTAATACGTGTGCTTGTTTACTGGGAATGTTTTATTGCTTCACgtcatcgttttttttttttttttaacctcCTTTTGACGACATTAATCTGCAGCTGCAGATAATAGATTCtgcgaaaaaataaaagattgaaAAAGTTATTTAATTCTAACGACTTATAAAATCTATTTGCTTCTGTTGTTCTTTATGACACCCTTTGTTGTGATATGTGCAACGTATATCACACGTAGATGGTTGCCGCGCAGCATGACTAATGTTACCAGTAACACGAGGTAGGAAGAAAACGTATATACCTATCGTTCACGTTGTAGGCCATTGGATTGTAATCATTCATCGATTATAAGGCACCGCAATCGATTCAAAGGTTATTTTGCagattattgttttacaatatttttatggtatataaatttatttgagGTCTTTTCTTTTCCAATATAATGAATAGTTTGCGTTATTTCTCGTGTCATAAACGTGTTATTTTGCagattattgttttacaatatttttatggtatataaatttatttgagGTCTTTTCTTTTCCAAAATAGTTTGCGTTATTTCTCGTGTCATAAAATTGACTATTTGATTAACAGTACTATTCACCGAAGATTTAGCGAGGTAGCGATTGTAAATAACCATATTAAAAATGTCATGAATctagtaataaaatattatgtaacaaAGATACAAAAATTGTCAATTTATATTGGTAATTCGATAAGTGACGCTTCTACTACGTGTCAACGAAAATGAAATGTACGGTTGAGTTTATGGTATGTGATAATTTCAGTGTATACGTTTTGCACGTGTTCTAGAAAaccagttgaaataaatacattcaCGGTAAGAAAAACGTAAATGCATCTATAGGTAAACCATTAAACAGCACTTTTACatagtaaataattttttttctcgttCACGATCTAATctttatttatatctcttcttAATGTATTCAACGAATAAAAAGAATTGagtattgtaataattgtttattcatATTTGATAATGTCGATCATGTAtgtattatgaaatatttccaatatttttttatatattatcaaTTTATTGTATTCatgttacaatttataattacaGATCAATTTTCGATCGATTTTTTAGGAAATTCCACTTAAAATGATTGAGGAAAAACATCCTGAGAGATTGGAAAAGATTATATTGATACCAGGTGATACAACTTGTAAGGATCTTGCCTTATCGACCGCCGATAAACAGAGACTAATGGATGAAGTCTCTGTTGTGTTCCACATGGCAGCAAACGTCAAGTTTGACTTAACGCTTAAAGAAGCGGTAACGATAAATACTTTTGGTACCAAAAATGTTACAAATCTTGTGAAACAGGTAAATACTTATTCATTTTAATATATTGtcatgaatatttaaaatttcttacTTTTATGCTATGTATTATAATAGAATCATTAcatgttataattataataaaatttgtttcacTACCTTTTTGATTCGTAATAagggaaatttaaagatacattATTCATAGCTGCCTCATTTAAAATCCTTCATTCACGTTTCTACTTCGTACTGTCACTGCAATGAGCCTGTACTTGAAGAAAAATATTACCCGTGCAATATGGACCCCGATGAGGTCATAGAAATGGTAAATACTAGACCAGATGACTTTCTGGAATTAATGACACCGACAGTGCTACGAGGATTACCGAACACCTACTCCTTTAGCAAGGCACTCGCTGAAGATTTGGTGCAGAAATGTGGCGTGCCTGCAGGGATTGCAAGACCTTCGATAGGTAAATGCGCAATTTTGATGACGTGTACTATTATATGTTAAATATACTGAATTTTGAAACGGTTCTCCCATAAAAAAATGGAGAACACGACTTATTGTATTCTTCCCCTATGATCGTCATATGATTTCGAAATAAAtatgtttataatataatgCATATGCCTAGTACGTTATAGATTTAATTATTatgtaaattttaattcaacgtcaattttaattttagtgGTTGCATCATGGAAAGAACCAAAACCTGGTTGGGTAGATAACTTGAATGGACCAACAGGTTTAATGGTAGCTGCTGGAAAAGGTGTACTTCGATCGGTGCTTTGTAACTACGAGTACAAAATGAACATAATTCCCTGTGACGTGGCAATTAATGCGATTATCGTACTAGCATGGAAAGTAGGGAAAGAAAACACTAAGAAACCACTATTTATGAACGTTACCGATGGTATTGAAAACTCAATTTCTTGGGGTTGGGCTGTAGATACTGGCAAGAAATATACCATAATGTATCCCTTTACAGGTTAGTGAGGAAGGAATAATATACTGTTTGAATTAATCTATCCACTTCTAACTAAAATGTACTTTCGCTTATTTTATTCAATAGTATCTGTTTTGTATTTATACGGTAtggaataaaagaataaaatgaaTAACTTAGAAATTTTGTTTCAGGTGTGCTGTGGTATCCAGGTGGAAGTCTCACTACATTAAAGTGGTTTCACTGGTTGCGTGTGATCTTATTTCATTATATACCTGCACTTTTCATAGATATTTTAGTTCTTCTAACTGGAAACAAACCGTTTTTAATAAAAGTGCATAACAGAATTAATCTTGGTCTTAAACTGATACAATATTATACTACCAAACAATGGAACTTTCCGTAATtacgttttattataaaataatataataataatacgatAATAAGATACAAATGACTAAAAATTTCGTTTTCTCCTTTCAGGAACGACCGTATGAAAGAATTACATTCTGAAATGAATTCCTCCGACAAAGAAGAGTTCTTTATGGATACAACAGAAATAGATTGGGATGAATACATGTCAATCTATATATTAGGCACCAGACAATATTGTTTGAAAGACGATTTTTCTACTATGCCTCGTGCACGAAAAGTTCTTAGGTATTTGTATTTCGCCGATTGGTTCATTAAAATTGGCCTCGCGATTTTCTTCGCGTGGTTTATATATTTGTGGATATACTCGTTTGAAGAACGAACTGCGGCTGTCTTTGAGGTTAACGAGATCTAGATTTCCCGAGATTTAAATATTCTAAAGTAAATTCAAATTGACCACCCAATAAGgcaatatttgtttatttttatttctctttgttGATGATATAGAAAacatttacaaatatttctaggatgaaatatttaattaaggTGTAGGCGAAAATTTAGGCGAAAAAAATTGTATATAGGATAAAAATATGTTGCCTTTTTATAACTTTTGAAAgtgtttgaaaatataatattaaaatgaagcttctattttgtaatttctgtatttaaaaatgtattatcCACTTCTACCAACATTTCAGGCATTACCAAGTCCATAATCGGCTCGATAAAGTCTGCTACATTGTTACACCCGTTATATAAGAATCGAAATTACCTGactagcatataaagttatataagaATGACCATTGAAATTATCGATACGAACAAAGACTCTGTACGAATGtcagaaaaaatataaattttctactGACAGATTTATAAGAATATTCATAgaattcataaaatattcaaatgtaaaatatattgtaGATTTATTTACTACTCTTATTTGGCATCAAAAATAGCATAAATATTCAATGAAATGTTAACCGGTAAACTGAGGAAAATGAGTTAACACATCATTGGAATTGCtaatatttttaacgaaaaaTATTCTTACTTAAGAGTCTTCCATccgttttaaataatttacctaCATTAATGAAATCAAAATTCTGACTATATAAGTTCTTAATTAAAGGGAAGCATAGTCAACAGGTTAGAAATGAATTAAACAAGTAATCGTAGAAAGAATAACGCTGAAATAAAATTGATTACCCTAATGTCATTTTTAACTAGACCTAACCTTGAATGTAGAGAAATAAGTTCAATAAAAATAACGACTAATACAAATACCAGTCAATGGGTGTGAATAATGCGACGCTATTTTTGTGATGCATCTTGAATCAACTGATGACAATGACTACCTTCAGGCAAGAACGAAGACTAAACCAAAAATGACGAAGCACATTGCGAACACGGTAATACCCCAAAGATGTCGAAACATGACACTGTAGCACTCGTCCTCTTTCATTCTCACTCGTGCATGTGCGTTCCTTCTTCTCCCTCCTCTCCCAACATTACCATTTTCACTTTTACTTTTGCGGTACAGCCCTCACTCTTCAGCCATCGCTACAGGTGTGCTGGCACGTTTCTTTTTGAATAAAGATTGCTCGTGCACGCACGCTTTCGCTCCGCGTCATTCCTCATGATCGCACTTTTACTTTTTGTTATTACGTCTTTCGTACCTCCTTTTCGTATCTAAAAACTTCTCTTTTCTTAAATTTTGTCATTTTTAACATTAAGAGAAAGACAgttaacattttattatttatatatggtAATATTCTTCATTTCTTTCTATTCGTCTTTATATTAAACAAGTTATCTTAAATATTAACGAGTAAATACGAGGTTATACTTAAATAAGTAATCTGTTAAGTCACCTTTCTTAAAAATGTTGCTTCGCTTAAATTCTGTCAGTCTTAACAGTGAGAAAAACAACGGTAATTATTTGATCATtcatatagtgttaggttaatTGTAATTCAAGCAATATGATGACAATAGATAAATATACCTTGCCATGTTGCCGTCAATAGAAGTAAacgataatatttataaaaccacctgaatatttttaataattgtaaaaacAAACTAAGATAATTCTATTGTAGGGCTATGTCTGCATTAGTTATAATCAAACGC contains:
- the LOC126920956 gene encoding putative fatty acyl-CoA reductase CG5065, giving the protein MASDVASVSAWFQGRNVFVTGGSGFMGKVLIYKLLLSCHDLGNIYVLVRKKKDVDPQSRLKLMMQEIPLKMIEEKHPERLEKIILIPGDTTCKDLALSTADKQRLMDEVSVVFHMAANVKFDLTLKEAVTINTFGTKNVTNLVKQLPHLKSFIHVSTSYCHCNEPVLEEKYYPCNMDPDEVIEMVNTRPDDFLELMTPTVLRGLPNTYSFSKALAEDLVQKCGVPAGIARPSIVVASWKEPKPGWVDNLNGPTGLMVAAGKGVLRSVLCNYEYKMNIIPCDVAINAIIVLAWKVGKENTKKPLFMNVTDGIENSISWGWAVDTGKKYTIMYPFTGVLWYPGGSLTTLKWFHWLRVILFHYIPALFIDILVLLTGNKPFLIKVHNRINLGLKLIQYYTTKQWNFPNDRMKELHSEMNSSDKEEFFMDTTEIDWDEYMSIYILGTRQYCLKDDFSTMPRARKVLRYLYFADWFIKIGLAIFFAWFIYLWIYSFEERTAAVFEVNEI